From one Alosa alosa isolate M-15738 ecotype Scorff River chromosome 5, AALO_Geno_1.1, whole genome shotgun sequence genomic stretch:
- the LOC125295274 gene encoding CD209 antigen-like protein D encodes MVIETVCRIVGVSFGLLCLLQVTLNITLRLLCELLSNSFSSNKQTDIHKQYYKVCLSDIEFNNLTNDGQECQMGYGSLVEERDLLLTKYAKLSEEKELLLINYTTLAEERDRLHKELDDLVGWKSFQSSLYFFSIEDRNWTMSRKDCRQRGADLVIINSKEEQEFISARVRDTWIGLTDSDIEGEWRWVDGTLPITKFWMENEPNNAVMGEDCELGAGVWSRADETGLSTPPLLLSRTV; translated from the exons TCTGCCGTATAGTTGGAGTGTCCTTTGGGCTGCTGTGTCTCCTTCAAGTGACTCTGAACATAACTCTGCGTCTCCTCTGTGAGTTACTTTCTAATTCCTTTAGCTCTAATaagcagacagacatacacaaacagtatTACAAAGTCTGTCTTTCAGACATTGAATTCAACAACCTGACCAATGACGGACAGGAGTGTCAGATGGGATACGGCTCGCTGGTTGAAGAAAGAGACCTTTTGCTGACCAAATACGCCAAACTGTCGGAAGAAAAAGAGCTGTTACTAATCAACTACACCACTCTGGCTGAAGAAAGAGACAGGCTTCATAAGGAGCTTGATGACCTGG TGGGATGGAAGAGTTTCCAATCCAGCCTCTATTTCTTCTCCATTGAGGACAGAAACTGGACTATGTCCAGGAAGGACTGTAGACAGAGAGGAGCTGACCTGGTGATTATCAACAGCAAAgaggaacag GAGTTCATCTCAGCACGTGTCCGTGACACCTGGATTGGCCTGACAGACAGTGACATAGAGGGGGAGTGGAGGTGGGTTGATGGGACTCTACCAATCACAAA GTTCTGGATGGAGAATGAACCCAACAATGCTGTTATGGGTGAAGACT GTGAGCTGGGCGCAGGTGTTTGGAGTCGTGCAGACGAGACCGGGTTGTCGACGCCGCCGCTCCTTCTGTCCCGCACCGTTTAG